One region of Pseudomonas glycinae genomic DNA includes:
- a CDS encoding LON peptidase substrate-binding domain-containing protein, producing the protein MSLPLFPLNTVLFPGCNLDLQIFEARYLDMIGRCMKQGGGFGVVCILEGSEVGVAPEGFAMVGCEARITDFQQQDNGLLGIRVQGGRRFIVQRTDVQRDQLIVAEVEWLDEEPEQPLQDEDADLVALLKALAEHPMVEALNMGTDAAGQQSLANQLAYLLPFAEEDKIDLLQLDDPQQRLDAIQALLDELQGELFA; encoded by the coding sequence ATGAGTCTGCCGCTTTTTCCGCTGAACACGGTGCTGTTTCCCGGCTGCAATCTGGATTTGCAGATCTTCGAGGCGCGCTATCTGGACATGATCGGCCGCTGCATGAAGCAGGGCGGTGGGTTCGGCGTGGTGTGCATCCTTGAGGGCAGCGAAGTCGGGGTAGCGCCGGAAGGTTTCGCCATGGTCGGCTGCGAAGCGCGCATCACCGATTTCCAGCAGCAGGACAACGGACTGCTGGGCATCCGGGTGCAGGGCGGGCGGCGCTTCATCGTGCAGCGCACCGACGTGCAGCGCGATCAATTGATCGTGGCCGAGGTCGAGTGGCTCGACGAAGAGCCCGAGCAACCGTTGCAGGATGAAGACGCCGATCTGGTGGCGCTGCTCAAGGCACTGGCCGAACACCCGATGGTCGAGGCGCTGAACATGGGCACAGATGCGGCGGGGCAGCAGTCATTGGCCAATCAGCTGGCTTATCTGCTGCCGTTTGCCGAGGAAGACAAGATCGACCTGCTGCAACTCGATGATCCGCAGCAGCGGCTGGATGCGATCCAGGCGCTACTCGATGAGTTGCAGGGCGAGCTGTTTGCCTAG
- a CDS encoding LrgB family protein, which produces MLFDWQGAWASVIHHPLFGIGITLGAYQLVLAAFEKTRWIFLQPVLVSMLLVIGVLVGCGLTYAEYRKSTEILSILLGPATVALAVPLYLNLRRIRQLFWPIFTTLVIGGVVATGMGVALGWWFGADHMILMTMAPKSVTSPIAMLVAEQIGGVAALAAVFVLITGVIGAIFGPALLTRLGVHSPEARGMALGMTAHAVGTSVALQESDECGAFAALAMSLMGVATAVFLPLAVSMVV; this is translated from the coding sequence ATGCTGTTTGACTGGCAAGGCGCCTGGGCCTCGGTGATTCACCACCCCCTGTTCGGTATCGGCATCACGTTGGGTGCCTATCAACTGGTGCTGGCGGCGTTCGAGAAAACCCGCTGGATCTTCCTGCAACCGGTGCTGGTCTCGATGCTGCTGGTGATCGGTGTGCTGGTCGGCTGCGGCCTGACCTACGCCGAGTACCGCAAGAGCACCGAGATCCTCAGCATTCTGCTGGGCCCGGCGACCGTTGCGCTGGCGGTGCCGCTGTATCTGAACCTGCGGCGCATCCGCCAATTGTTCTGGCCGATTTTTACTACGCTGGTGATAGGCGGCGTGGTCGCCACGGGCATGGGGGTGGCGCTGGGCTGGTGGTTCGGTGCCGATCACATGATCCTGATGACCATGGCGCCCAAGTCGGTGACCTCGCCGATCGCCATGCTGGTGGCCGAGCAGATCGGCGGTGTCGCGGCACTGGCGGCGGTGTTTGTGTTGATCACCGGGGTGATCGGTGCGATCTTCGGCCCGGCGCTGCTGACTCGCCTGGGCGTACACAGCCCCGAGGCGCGCGGCATGGCGCTGGGCATGACAGCGCACGCGGTCGGTACGTCGGTGGCGTTGCAGGAAAGCGATGAATGCGGCGCCTTCGCGGCGCTGGCGATGAGTCTGATGGGCGTGGCCACGGCGGTGTTCCTGCCGTTGGCGGTGTCGATGGTGGTGTAA
- a CDS encoding CidA/LrgA family protein translates to MLLRGLTWLVLFQLLGTALNHLLLPVLPGPIIGLLLLLVFLIVRGEVGEPLNLAAGSLLRYLPLLLVPPAVGVMVYATAIAADFWAIVGALVVSLILSMAFAGVLMQRLVKRHAAPSEES, encoded by the coding sequence ATGTTGCTACGTGGCCTGACGTGGCTGGTGCTGTTTCAATTGCTCGGCACGGCCCTCAATCATTTGCTGTTGCCGGTGCTGCCGGGGCCGATCATCGGCCTTTTGCTGTTGCTGGTATTCCTGATCGTGCGCGGTGAAGTCGGCGAGCCGTTGAACCTCGCGGCCGGCAGCCTGCTGCGTTACCTGCCGTTGCTGCTGGTGCCGCCAGCGGTGGGGGTCATGGTGTATGCCACGGCGATTGCCGCGGATTTCTGGGCCATCGTCGGGGCGTTGGTGGTGTCGCTGATTCTGTCGATGGCCTTCGCCGGGGTGCTGATGCAACGGCTGGTCAAGCGTCACGCGGCGCCTTCGGAGGAATCCTGA
- a CDS encoding MaoC family dehydratase has product MPYVPVAELKDYVGKELGRSEWLTIDQERINLFAEATGDYQFIHVDPVKAAQTPFGSTIAHGFLSLSLIPKLMEDILVLPQGVKMVVNYGLDSVRFIQPVKVNSKVRLKVDLGEVTEKKPGQWLLKATATLEIEGSDKPAYIAEPLSLCFV; this is encoded by the coding sequence ATGCCCTATGTTCCAGTTGCAGAGCTCAAAGATTATGTCGGCAAGGAACTCGGACGTTCCGAATGGCTCACCATCGATCAGGAGCGCATCAACCTGTTCGCCGAAGCCACCGGGGATTATCAGTTCATCCATGTCGACCCGGTCAAAGCCGCGCAAACGCCATTTGGCAGCACCATTGCACACGGTTTCCTGTCGTTGTCACTGATCCCAAAACTGATGGAAGACATCCTGGTCCTGCCGCAAGGCGTGAAGATGGTGGTCAACTACGGCCTGGACAGCGTGCGTTTCATCCAGCCGGTCAAGGTCAACTCCAAGGTCCGGCTCAAGGTCGACCTCGGTGAAGTGACCGAGAAAAAACCTGGCCAATGGCTGCTCAAGGCCACCGCCACCCTGGAGATCGAAGGCTCGGACAAACCGGCCTACATCGCTGAACCGCTGTCGCTCTGCTTCGTTTAA
- a CDS encoding C13 family peptidase, translated as MRSFAPLAPLALTLLLAACGDGESLLPPDASLPDGGRYRGELVDGLLQGQGRVDYPNGSWYAGAFDKGQWHGQGEWHGSNGEVYRGNFQQGLFDGQGTLTTNAGSYTGGFKQGRREGEGTLKENAMTYRGEFKADQYSGLGRLELDDGSSYQGQFAHGKPNGEGQRGDASGNQFTGHFVNGQLEGNGTFNSADGDIYVGGFKNNQLHGKGRYENADGDVWLGQFKEGALTGKGELIGADGSHYIGYFNDWRFSGQGRLNLSDGSFYVGGFDSDSYSGRGTLVLTDGSVLSGTWINGQRVRDADGKLLPDTLELGLLAQGRLLDEALANVPASTPAVELYTLTLGGDGKQSVFLRESDYVANMLTSRFGAFGQIRLVNHRDHLGDRPMATRENLRRAAQTLAERSGPEDLVFIYLTSHGTAEHELVLDQPRMELADLPADELAAVLAPLKNRDKIIVISSCYSGGFIPALKDERTLIMTASRADRVSFGCSEEANFTYFGDALFAQALNQTDDLEQAFKLAKATVAERELADNFEASEPQIWAPKTVLAHWQLLRKQQARKALQSAALNDGAIKSN; from the coding sequence ATGCGCTCATTCGCCCCTCTTGCTCCCCTTGCCTTGACCCTGTTGCTGGCCGCGTGTGGCGACGGCGAATCGCTGTTGCCGCCGGATGCGAGCCTGCCCGACGGCGGCCGCTATCGCGGTGAACTGGTCGATGGCTTGCTGCAAGGTCAGGGCCGGGTCGACTACCCCAACGGCAGCTGGTACGCCGGGGCGTTCGACAAGGGGCAATGGCATGGCCAGGGCGAATGGCATGGCAGCAATGGCGAGGTCTATCGCGGCAACTTCCAGCAAGGGCTGTTCGACGGCCAGGGCACGCTGACCACCAACGCCGGCAGCTACACCGGCGGTTTCAAGCAGGGCCGGCGCGAAGGCGAAGGCACCCTCAAAGAAAACGCGATGACCTATCGCGGCGAGTTCAAGGCCGACCAGTATTCCGGGCTTGGCCGGCTGGAGCTGGATGACGGCAGTTCCTATCAAGGCCAGTTCGCCCACGGCAAACCCAACGGCGAAGGCCAGCGCGGCGATGCCAGCGGCAATCAGTTCACCGGCCACTTCGTCAATGGCCAGCTCGAAGGCAACGGCACCTTCAACAGTGCCGACGGCGACATCTACGTCGGCGGCTTCAAGAACAATCAACTGCACGGCAAGGGCCGCTACGAAAACGCCGACGGCGATGTGTGGCTCGGGCAGTTCAAGGAAGGCGCGCTGACCGGCAAGGGCGAACTGATCGGCGCCGACGGCAGCCACTACATCGGCTACTTCAACGACTGGCGCTTCAGCGGTCAGGGTCGCCTGAACCTGTCCGATGGCAGTTTCTACGTCGGCGGATTCGACAGCGACAGCTATTCCGGACGCGGCACCCTGGTGCTCACCGATGGCAGCGTGCTCAGCGGCACCTGGATCAACGGCCAGCGGGTACGCGATGCCGACGGCAAATTACTGCCGGACACCCTCGAACTCGGCCTGCTGGCCCAGGGTCGCCTGCTCGACGAGGCGCTGGCCAATGTGCCGGCCTCGACCCCGGCGGTGGAGCTCTACACCCTGACCCTCGGCGGCGACGGCAAGCAGAGCGTGTTCCTGCGCGAATCCGATTACGTGGCGAACATGCTCACCAGCCGCTTTGGCGCGTTTGGCCAGATTCGCCTGGTCAACCATCGCGACCACCTCGGCGACCGGCCGATGGCCACCCGCGAAAACCTGCGGCGCGCCGCTCAAACCCTGGCCGAACGCAGCGGCCCGGAAGACCTGGTGTTCATTTACCTGACCAGCCACGGCACCGCCGAGCACGAACTGGTGCTCGACCAGCCGCGCATGGAACTGGCCGACCTGCCCGCCGACGAACTCGCCGCCGTGCTCGCGCCCCTGAAGAATCGCGACAAGATCATTGTCATCTCCTCGTGCTATTCCGGTGGTTTCATTCCGGCGCTGAAGGACGAACGCACGCTGATCATGACCGCCTCACGCGCCGACCGCGTGTCGTTCGGCTGCTCCGAAGAAGCCAACTTCACCTACTTCGGCGATGCCCTGTTTGCCCAGGCGCTGAACCAGACCGACGACCTGGAACAAGCCTTCAAGCTGGCCAAGGCCACCGTCGCCGAGCGCGAACTGGCGGACAACTTCGAAGCCTCTGAACCGCAGATCTGGGCGCCGAAAACCGTGCTGGCGCACTGGCAACTGCTGCGTAAACAGCAAGCGAGAAAAGCCTTGCAAAGTGCTGCGTTGAACGACGGAGCGATAAAGAGCAACTAA
- a CDS encoding oxidoreductase codes for MYLTPQHVLLAGATGLTGEHLLDRLLNEPTISRVLAPSRRPLAEHPHLENPVGDPQTFLPQLSGRVDIAYCCLGTTIKQAGSEEAFRAVDLDMVVAFAKRAREMGARHLIVISALGADRRSSIFYNRVKGEMEYALRAQDWPQLTICRPSLLLGERSEPRLGEQLAAPFSKLIPGKYRGIEACQLARAMWRLALEEQDGVRIVESDELRKLGK; via the coding sequence ATGTACTTGACGCCTCAGCATGTCTTGCTTGCCGGAGCCACCGGATTGACCGGTGAACATCTGCTCGACCGCCTGCTCAACGAGCCGACGATCAGCCGTGTCCTTGCCCCATCACGCCGGCCGCTGGCCGAGCATCCGCACCTGGAAAACCCGGTCGGTGATCCACAAACCTTCCTGCCGCAGTTGTCCGGTCGCGTCGACATCGCTTATTGCTGCCTCGGCACCACCATCAAGCAGGCCGGCTCCGAAGAGGCGTTCCGTGCCGTGGATCTGGACATGGTCGTCGCCTTCGCCAAGCGCGCCCGGGAAATGGGCGCACGGCACCTGATCGTGATCAGCGCCCTGGGGGCCGATCGTCGGTCCTCGATTTTCTACAACCGGGTCAAAGGCGAGATGGAATACGCGTTGCGCGCGCAGGACTGGCCGCAACTGACCATTTGTCGGCCATCACTGTTGCTCGGCGAACGTAGCGAGCCCCGCCTGGGCGAGCAGCTTGCCGCGCCATTCTCCAAATTGATTCCTGGCAAATACCGCGGCATCGAAGCCTGCCAACTGGCCCGGGCCATGTGGCGGCTGGCGTTGGAGGAGCAGGACGGGGTACGGATCGTCGAATCGGATGAGTTGAGAAAACTCGGCAAGTAA
- a CDS encoding YceK/YidQ family lipoprotein, protein MNKLLAILLALQLTGCATARTLDAAKPGAPVVYSGTRLDLYAMNGGCCAMDRFGAEAPSYPGVDLPASALLDTLLLPLSLLTVIGVGFQATGGL, encoded by the coding sequence TGCTGGCGTTGCAACTGACCGGCTGCGCCACCGCGCGTACGCTGGATGCCGCCAAGCCCGGCGCGCCGGTGGTGTATTCCGGCACCCGGCTGGATCTGTATGCGATGAATGGCGGATGTTGCGCGATGGATCGATTCGGCGCCGAGGCGCCGAGTTACCCCGGTGTGGACCTGCCGGCCAGCGCACTGCTCGACACGCTGCTGTTGCCGTTGTCGTTGCTGACGGTGATCGGCGTGGGGTTCCAGGCGACTGGCGGACTCTAA